A region from the Gossypium hirsutum isolate 1008001.06 chromosome A08, Gossypium_hirsutum_v2.1, whole genome shotgun sequence genome encodes:
- the LOC107940196 gene encoding uncharacterized protein produces MLTLNPGATVLQSPNSVRPNISFHFNIFPPFSTVKFALRSHYASPKASFSMLKAKRREEDISSQPFDIEMDDEYDDDNEGYEARSGFRGREEEKNYDKDPEFAEILGSCLDDPEKARSKMEDRLRKKRNKILHKKTGSGTPMKVTFNKFDFSNSYIWFEFYNTPLEKDISLICDTIRSWHIIGRLGGCNSMNMQLSQSPLEKRPSYDAIQGANVNPTTFYNIGDLEVQDNLARIWVDIGTTEPLILDVLINALTQISSDYIGIKQLLFGGSELENWKESLTTEDAGYSVHRI; encoded by the exons ATGCTTACCCTAAACCCTGGAGCCACTGTTCTTCAATCCCCAAACAGTGTTCGCCCtaatatttcttttcatttcaacaTCTTCCCGCCATTTTCAACTGTTAAATTCGCCTTACGTAGTCATTATGCTTCACCTAAGGCTTCATTTTCGATGCTAAAAGCTAAAAGAAGGGAAGAAGATATTAGTTCCCAGCCTTTCGATATAGAGATGGACGACGaatatgatgatgataatgaagGGTACGAGGCAAGGAGTGGATTTAGAGGGCGAGAAGAGGAGAAGAATTATGATAAAGACCCTGAATTTGCTGAGATTCTTGGGAGTTGTCTCGATGACCCAGAAAAAGCTAGGTCCAAA ATGGAGGATAGGTTGAGGAAGAAAAGGAACAAAATTTTACACAAAAAGACTGGGTCTGGGACACCCATGAAAGTAACATTCAACAA ATTCGATTTTTCAAACTCGTACATTTGGTTTGAATTCTACAACACTCCATTGGAGAAAGATATATCCTTAATTTGCGAT ACAATTCGATCATGGCACATCATTGGGCGGCTTGGTGGTTGCAATTCGATGAACATGCaa TTATCGCAATCTCCTTTGGAGAAAAGACCCAGTTACGATGCTATTCAAGGAGCAAATGTGAATCCAACTACATTTTACAACATTGGGGATCTTGAGGTTCAAGACAATTTGGCTCGTATATG GGTGGATATTGGAACTACTGAACCATTGATTCTGGATGTTCTGATAAATGCATTGACGCAAATAAGCTCCGA CTACATCGGAATTAAGCAATTGCTTTTCGGTGGATCTGAACTAGAGAACTGGAAGGAGAGCTTAACAACTGAAGATGCAGGCTATAGTGTTCATAGAATTTAG